In a genomic window of Brettanomyces nanus chromosome 1, complete sequence:
- a CDS encoding uncharacterized protein (MEROPS:MER0004321) encodes MLDKEQSRDTKSLIVTEELTHPVANDTTSTTSTKIEPFSPCSSYSSSSVDLEVQSLTMSQAKHKLLTAANADAIVPESSPLYYDLRPFVTFNSSHRLDTLRSLMRKLKLTAYIVPSEDEHQSEYTAPKDQRRSFISGFTGSSGVAIITMESASLATDGRYFLQAGRQLDNNWQLLKEGVSGYPSWEEWVVDEVLQELRDFEIDQGHREIGSIGVDPRLINISTGLNLKERCFNANIRFATIMELNLVDRVMQLEHYTPEQDKSMIFKHELQYSGETTSDKLIRIKSFMKDHKYFSVVVSALDEIAWLLNLRGNDIAFNPVFFCYVIITTENVLIYIDRSKLTSEIKQYLLGCCENLKILDYKQFWHDLPGLDSNSEDLQTICTQTEASYALYTTLPSVYEIECRSVLAEFKGIKNGTEISGNRKAQLKDSVALCQTFAWLEEQLHSGVKLTEIEVADRATYYRGLQSNFRGLSFATISASGANSSVIHYEPTESENAVVDSNKVFLMDSGAQFLEGTTDITRTYHFGKPTELERKLFSLVLSGHLNVAMLDFAQGTSSYYIDSLARKPLLKEGLGYSHGTGHGIDTYICVHSGPCGLSPAKTSYNYKPLEPGNFLSDEPGCYLDNRFGVRIESDVLVVSDEPVPAQSKCANKPQLHFEYMTLVPFGLNLIDRSYFTETQISWINNYHKNVREHLSPYLEAAGDQRAVSWLERETRDI; translated from the exons ATGTTGGAT aaggagcagaGCAGAGATACGAAAAGCCTGATTGTTACTGAGGAACTCACTCATCCAGTTGCCAACGATACCACAAGTACTACCAGCACCAAAATAGAGCCGTTTTCCCCATGTTCTTCATACTCGTCCTCTTCCGTCGACTTGGAAGTACAGAGTCTGACTATGTCACAGGCCAAGCACAAATTGTTAACTGCGGCTAATGCAGACGCCATCGTTCCTGAATCATCTCCGCTTTATTACGATCTACGGCCCTTTGTGAcgttcaattcttctcacAGATTGGATACTCTTCGTAGTCTCATGAGAAAACTGAAATTAACTGCTTATATTGTCccttctgaagatgaacaTCAGAGCGAGTACACTGCTCCAAAGGATCAGCGTCGTAGCTTTATCTCCGGCTTTACAGGAAGCTCCGGTGTCGCCATTATCACGATGGAGTCTGCATCTTTAGCTACAGATGGTAGATACTTCCTTCAAGCTGGTCGCCAATTGGATAATAACTGGCAGcttttgaaagaaggtGTCTCTGGATATCCATCATGGGAGGAGTGGGTTGTCGATGAAGTTTTGCAGGAATTAAGAGATTTTGAAATTGATCAAGGTCATCGTGAAATTGGAAGTATAGGTGTGGATCCTAGGCTTATCAATATAAGTACTGGCCTGAATCTTAAGGAGCGTTGCTTTAATGCTAACATCAGGTTTGCTACTATCATGGAATTGAATTTGGTCGATAGAGTGATGCAATTAGAACATTATACACCCGAACAAGATAAGAGTATGATCTTCAAGCATGAGCTACAATATTCGGGTGAAACCACGTCTGACAAATTGATACGTATTAAAAGCTTTATGAAAGACCATAAGTATTTCAGCGTTGTTGTGTCTGCATTAGATGAAATAGCCTGGCTTCTTAATCTCCGTGGAAACGACATCGCTTTCAATCCTGTCTTTTTTTGTTATGTGATCATTACAACTGAAAATGTCTTGATATATATTGACCGAAGCAAATTGACATCTGAGATCAAACAGTATCTTTTGGGCTGTTGCGAAAACCTCAAGATACTGGACTATAAGCAATTTTGGCATGATCTTCCAGGATTGGACTCCAATAGCGAGGATCTTCAGACTATCTGCACACAAACGGAGGCCAGTTATGCCTTGTACACAACCCTACCGTCGGTTTATGAGATCGAATGCAGGTCTGTACTTGCCGAATTTAAGGGCATTAAAAACGGAACAGAAATATCTGGTAATCGGAAGGCTCAGCTGAAGGATAGTGTAGCCCTTTGCCAGACATTTGCCTGGCTTGAAGAACAGCTTCACAGCGGTGTGAAACTAACTGAAATAGAAGTTGCTGATCGTGCAACTTACTATAGAGGTTTGCAGTCAAACTTTCGTGGTCTTTCATTTGCCACCATTTCTGCGTCGGGCGCAAACAGCTCAGTGATTCACTATGAGCCTACAGAGTCAGAAAATGCGGTTGTGGATTCTAATAAGGTCTTTTTAATGGACTCAGGtgctcaatttcttgaaggaaCTACCGATATCACCCGTACATACCATTTCGGTAAACCAACAGAACTTGAAAGGAAGCTTTTCTCACTTGTTTTAAGTGGCCATCTAAATGTGGCCATGCTAGATTTCGCTCAGGGTACATCCTCTTACTACATCGATTCGCTAGCTAGGAAACCTCTACTTAAAGAGGGTCTCGGATACTCTCACGGAACAGGCCATGGCATTGATACTTACATCTGTGTTCATTCGGGTCCCTGTGGTCTTTCTCCCGCTAAAACTTCATACAATTACAAGCCATTGGAGCCAGGTAACTTCCTTAGTGATGAACCTGGATGCTATCTTGACAATAGATTTGGTGTAAGAATCGAGAGCGATGTTCTTGTGGTTTCCGATGAGCCGGTACCAGCGCAATCAAAATGTGCCAACAAGCCACAGCTTCACTTTGAATACATGACTTTGGTTCCGTTTGGTTTGAATTTGATTGACAGATCTTACTTTACGGAAACCCAAATTTCGTGGATCAACAACTACCATAAGAACGTTAGAGAACATCTCTCCCCATACCTTGAAGCTGCAGGAGACCAAAGGGCAGTTTCCTGgcttgaaagagaaacgAGGGATATTTAA
- the MEP3 gene encoding ammonium permease mep3 — MGSGTIEENKTSAFIAELIKRDADSGSHIWQETYSEATVITLVVGTCLVLIMCFGLAYLYSGLARRKSALHMILAVFMVLVVSIFQWYFWGYSLAFSSTATNKFIGNLHNFGYQNLEKTLELGPSASKYPEMAYANFQGMFSAITICILIGAVCERGRILPIIPFSFIWTTLVYCPVACWVWNSNGWAYKWGVLDYAGGGPVEILSGFSGFVMSYFLGQRKKHLMVNFRPHNVSMITIGTSLLWFGWLGFNGLTCVIPSLKSVYAIMNTNLCAAFGGFTWVLLDYFRTYHWSTVGMCSGIICGLVAATPSSGCIPLWASVILGITAGAVCNFATIIKVWLRVDDSLDVLAEHGIAGVIGLIFNAIFASATVLGYDGYTDHSGGWIDHNWKQLYIQIAYIFAVVGYCVVMTGIICYVLNMIPLLNLRASERAEENGMDEDQIGEFAYDYVEIRRNFFDVNGFESKASNLSDGDVEATGSEKQVPLPLTSQHVDGIRVRREDKVLLDHDNKTRDGCNESSSS, encoded by the coding sequence ATGGGATCAGGGACTATCGAAGAGAATAAGACCTCTGCATTCATAGCAGAGCTTATAAAAAGGGATGCCGATTCAGGATCTCACATCTGGCAGGAGACGTACAGCGAGGCCACCGTGATCACACTGGTTGTGGGTACCTGTCTTGTGCTCATCATGTGTTTTGGACTAGCATATCTCTACTCCGGTCTTGCGCGTAGAAAGTCCGCTCTTCACATGATTCTTGCCGTGTTTATGGTGTTGGTAGTGTCTATTTTCCAGTGGTATTTCTGGGGATACTCTCTTGCCTTTTCTTCCACTGCTACCAACAAATTCATTGGTAATCTTCACAATTTTGGCTACCAAAACTTGGAGAAAACATTAGAGCTAGGGCCGTCGGCCAGTAAATATCCAGAGATGGCCTATGCCAATTTTCAGGGAATGTTTTCAGCCATCACTATTTGTATACTGATCGGCGCTGTTTGCGAGCGTGGTAGAATTCTTCCTATTATACCGTTCTCCTTCATTTGGACTACCTTAGTCTATTGCCCTGTCGCTTGCTGGGTTTGGAACTCCAACGGTTGGGCATATAAATGGGGTGTTCTCGATTACGCTGGCGGGGGACCCGTGGAGATCCTTTCAGGTTTCTCAGGCTTTGTCATGTCGTATTTTTTGGGACAACGCAAAAAGCATTTGATGGTTAATTTCCGTCCTCATAATGTCAGTATGATAACTATTGGTACGAGCTTGCTTTGGTTTGGATGGCTTGGATTCAATGGTCTTACGTGCGTGATACCTTCCCTTAAGTCTGTTTATGCCATCATGAATACCAATTTGTGTGCTGCATTTGGTGGATTTACATGGGTTTTACTCGATTATTTCAGAACATACCATTGGTCTACTGTGGGCATGTGTTCTGGTATTATCTGTGGTTTGGTTGCCGCTACCCCCTCTTCAGGTTGTATCCCACTTTGGGCTTCTGTCATTCTTGGTATAACGGCAGGTGCCGTCTGTAACTTTGccaccatcatcaaagtATGGCTTAGGGTTGACGATTCCCTCGATGTTCTCGCTGAACACGGAATCGCCGGTGTTATTGGGCTTATCTTTAATGCTATATTTGCCTCTGCCACAGTGCTAGGATACGATGGCTATACAGATCATTCAGGGGGGTGGATCGACCATAATTGGAAACAATTGTACATACAGATCGCCTATATATTCGCTGTGGTGGGCTACTGTGTTGTGATGACTGGTATTATCTGTTACGTTCTCAACATGATTCCTCTACTCAATCTACGTGCATCTGAAAGGGCTGAGGAAAATGGTATGGACGAGGATCAGATCGGTGAATTTGCATACGATTATGTGGAAATTAGAAGAAACTTTTTTGATGTCAATGGATTTGAATCAAAGGCTTCAAACCTCTCCGATGGTGATGTTGAGGCTACAGGCAGTGAAAAACAGGTGCCTCTACCTCTTACCTCCCAACACGTTGATGGAATTAGAGTTAGACGGGAAGATAAGGTTTTATTAGATCATGACAATAAAACTCGGGACGGCTGTAATGAATCGTCTTCCAGTTGA
- a CDS encoding uncharacterized protein (EggNog:ENOG41): protein MVTRGETAFEKVVLFERNSALGGVWCGEARGANNNDQQIPESRDFEDWNKPEKLFVKASISSELEKKLSGSSYEDPVIVKKPKSGPEDKFQWRSSAAYKGLFTNVPNKYMTFSFQELNQSKLDHLKNKYRWIPDFQSAEEVTEYLRQVVEDNDLAKYARTNSNVERVRKLNSGKWELIVRSTREEEDGTVVDTWYRQEADALVIANGKSVPIIPHFKNLLEFAHVNKGKVIITLAKSLKDPSFLKKSKKILIVGSSVSCVDIIQYAFPRDLSKRPIIISRRAENCGLEWIDYCAYSKGIVNKPEIEEFLPESRGVRFKDGSEETGFDAVIITTGYHSFYPFFEDSYASKHPDLFYFYRYTFSIDDSSLALVGNTYALFFFSRVEVQGAALAGVWSGDKSLPPIDDQKTWYQNEFDLPMLPFIIKKRFIDPLALLALDNRPHPFESESKVDFVKDTCSGWRELQTLFYKIKDEAVNVSDVI from the exons ATGGTAA CCCGCGGCGAGACTgcatttgaaaaagttgttctctttgaaaggaaCTCGGCTCTAGGCGGTGTCTGGTGTGGCGAAGCTCGAGGAGCTAACAACAATGATCAGCAGATACCAGAGTCTcgagactttgaagattggAACAAGCCAGAGAAATTGTTTGTCAAGGCTTCAATCAGCAGTGAACTCGAAAAAAAACTTAGTGGCTCTTCCTACGAAGATCCTGTCATTGTGAAAAAGCCCAAAAGCGGTCCTGAGGATAAGTTTCAATGGAGATCTTCAGCCGCTTATAAGGGACTTTTCACTAACGTTCCAAATAAATATATgacattttcttttcaggAGTTGAATCAGTCAAAGTTGGACCATTTGAAAAACAAATATAGATGGATTCCTGATTTCCAATCTGCTGAAGAAGTCACAGAATATTTACGacaagttgttgaagataaCGATTTGGCTAAATATGCCAGAACCAACTCCAACGTGGAGAGGGTTCGTAAACTTAACTCTGGTAAATGGGAACTAATTGTTAGATCCacaagagaagaagaagatgggACTGTAGTTGATACTTGGTACCGTCAGGAGGCCGATGCACTTGTTATTGCCAACGGAAAATCTGTTCCTATAATTCCCCAtttcaagaatcttctcGAGTTTGCTCATGTGAATAAGGGAAAGGTCATCATTACGTTGGCCAAATCACTTAAGGATCCTTCATTCTtaaaaaaatcaaaaaagatTTTAATTGTTGGTTCATCCGTTTCTTGTGTAGATATAATTCAATATGCTTTCCCTAGAGATCTTTCCAAAAGGCCGATTATCATCTCTagaagagcagaaaatTGCGGACTCGAATGGATAGACTACTGTGCTTATTCCAAAGGAATTGTGAACAAACCcgaaattgaagaattccTTCCCGAATCTCGGGGTGTACGGTTTAAGGATGGATCTGAAGAGACTGGGTTTGATGCGGTAATTATCACTACTGGCTATCATTCGTTCtatccattttttgaagacTCATACGCTTCTAAACACCCTGATCTCTTCTACTTCTATCGCTATACATTTTCCATAGACGATTCTTCATTAGCTTTGGTGGGAAATACCTAtgctcttttctttttcagcAGAGTGGAGGTTCAAGGTGCTGCTTTAGCTGGTGTCTGGTCTGGTGACAAGTCACTTCCACCGATAGATGACCAGAAGACGTGGTATCAAAATGAGTTTGATCTTCCTATGCTTCCTTTCATTATCAAAAAGAGGTTCATCGATCCGCTTGCATTGCTCGCTTTGGATAATAGACCTCATCCCTTTGAATCCGAATCCAAGGTCGACTTTGTCAAGGATACCTGTTCTGGTTGGAGGGAACTCCAGACATTGTTTTATAAGATTAAAGACGAGGCGGTTAATGTGTCCGATGTTATTTAG
- a CDS encoding uncharacterized protein (CAZy:AA4), producing MLRNNSIWTLGSALILGAVLGWGSASCNVRKNPPEFLFPKSSTTKLQDLKAPKYGDAEKAIEEIAKLLGKNKISRTKDSLDHHSDAYFSSDHPTEDQRPVAVIYPETTEEVSLIMKICHKYRVAVVPFSGGTSLEGNFIPTRKGICVDLKKMDKVLELHQEDLDVSVQAALGWQKLAQYLNDYNLLFGPDPGPGACIGGMASTSCSGPNAARWGTMKENVISLTVVLADGTIIKTKKRPRKSAAGYNLNGLFIGSEGTLGIITEATLKLNVKPKVENVAVVSFPNISAAGSAVAGFIQEGVQLDAMELLDDKMIHYVNVSGKTSMKYDEAPTLMLKFGGLSEEAVQSQIKSVQAICQRNKNTDFKFAKSEKEKAELWNARKVALLATIDYGKKYIDKDIQVWATDVAVPISKLCDCLQETKDEMVKVGLAGAIVGHVGDGNYHAMILFKKEDREKTAKVVQHMIDRALAVDGTVTGEHGVGWGKKPYLLEEVTPDVIDLMRKIKMALDPYRLLNPDKVFAIDPNDDSTI from the coding sequence ATGCTAAGAAATAATTCTATCTGGACATTAGGAAGTGCCTTGATATTGGGAGCAGTTCTCGGTTGGGGATCTGCCTCTTGCAATGTAAGAAAAAACCCACCAGAGTTCCTTTTCCCGAAGTCATCCACTACAAAGCTTCAAGACCTTAAGGCTCCAAAATATGGAGATGCCGAGAAGgctattgaagaaatagcCAAATTATTGggaaagaacaaaatcAGCAGAACTAAGGATAGCCTAGATCATCATAGTGATGCTTACTTTTCAAGTGACCATCCGACTGAAGATCAACGACCAGTTGCAGTCATTTATCCGGAAACTACAGAGGAAGTGTCTCTTATTATGAAGATATGCCATAAATACAGAGTAGCAGTTGTACCATTCAGTGGAGGTACTTCTCTTGAGGGTAATTTTATCCCTACAAGAAAGGGTATTTGCGTTGAcctcaagaagatggataAAGTTCTTGAGCTTCATCAAGAGGATTTGGATGTCAGCGTGCAGGCTGCATTGGGATGGCAGAAATTAGCACAGTATTTGAATGACTACAATTTATTGTTTGGTCCAGATCCGGGTCCTGGTGCATGCATTGGAGGAATGGCAAGTACTTCTTGCTCCGGCCCTAATGCTGCTAGATGGGGTACGATGAAGGAGAATGTGATTAGTTTGACCGTGGTACTTGCTGACGGTACCATAATCAAGACCAAGAAAAGGCCTAGAAAATCTGCTGCAGGTTACAATTTGAACGGATTGTTCATCGGAAGTGAGGGTACTTTGGGTATCATTACAGAAGCAACTTTGAAGCTTAACGTTAAACCTAAAGTTGAAAATGTAGCCGTTGTGTCGTTCCCTAACATCTCGGCTGCAGGTTCAGCCGTTGCCGGATTCATTCAAGAGGGTGTTCAGTTGGATGCCATGGAATTACTTGATGATAAAATGATTCACTATGTTAACGTTTCTGGTAAGACATCTATGAAGTATGACGAAGCTCCAACTTTGATGTTGAAATTTGGCGGTTTGTCAGAGGAAGCTGTCCAATCTCAAATTAAGTCGGTCCAGGCCATTTGCCAAAGAAATAAGAATACCGATTTCAAGTTTGCTAAGTcggagaaggagaaagcAGAGTTATGGAATGCTAGGAAAGTTGCTTTGCTAGCTACCATTGACTATGGTAAAAAGTATATTGACAAAGATATACAAGTGTGGGCTACAGATGTTGCAGTCCCAATTTCTAAACTTTGTGACTGCTTACAGGAGACTAAAGATGAGATGGTAAAGGTGGGGCTTGCTGGTGCTATTGTGGGCCATGTTGGAGATGGTAACTATCACGCTatgattcttttcaagaaggaagatagagaaaaaactGCAAAAGTTGTTCAGCACATGATCGACAGGGCCTTAGCTGTGGACGGTACTGTTACAGGAGAGCATGGTGTAGGCTGGGGTAAGAAGCCTTATTTGTTAGAGGAAGTGACTCCGGATgtgattgatttgatgagaaaaatcaaaatggCCTTGGATCCTTACAGACTTTTGAATCCCGATAAGGTGTTTGCCATTGATCCCAATGATGATTCAACAATTTAG